The Devosia sp. 1566 sequence CAGGACCTGGCCGCCCGTTGTGCGGCTGGTCGGCTTATTGGGCTCGTGTGGGCACAGCAATGAGCTGTACCAGCGCCGCCGACAGTGACAGGAAAGTGCGTCTGAGCATTATGCCCTCCTCTTGCCTGATGAACGACTATCCGTGTCGTGAGCTGACCATGCGCGCCATGACGCCGGCGAAGCGAGGGTCAGCGTCCGCCCGGTCCATGCACGGGGGCGAACAGCAAGCCGGCCATGAATGTGAGATGGTTGATGAAAAACCCCACCTGCATCGGGTTCCCCTGCCAAGAGGGGCCCGTAGAATGCAAAGCCGAGGAACAGAACATAAAGGCCTGCCAACGCCGCCGCCTCCCGGAAAAAGGCACCTGTCAAGAAACCGAGGACAAGACCAAGCTGACGAGCAGGGCTTTTCCAAGCAGGGACAAAAATGGAGTGCAGAGCAGAGACTTCCGCCTGTGCCAGCGCACGTCTCACAAGGCCCGAGTATGCCGGGCCTTCTCATAGAGCGGCAGCTTCTGAAACGTGGCCCCCGGAATCTGCCAGTCCGCTACCCACCCGAGGCTGTGTGAAAACTCCTGATGATGCTATGATCTGGCACTGCTTCGGGGGCGCCGGATGGGACGTTTCGTTGAAGCTGTAGACCGTGACCAGGCGAGCTTTTTGCCGGCCTGCCTTGAGGATTATGTGGATCCAGACAATCCGGTTCGCATCATCGATGCTTTCGTCGATGAACTCGATCTTGCCGAACTCGGCTTCGCCCGCGTGCAGCCGGCGTCGACCGGCAGGCCCGGCTACGCACCGGGCACGATGCTCAAGCTCTATGTCTATGGCTATCTGCACCAGCTGACCTCGAGCCGGAAACTCGAGCGCGAGGCTGGCCGCAATATCGAGGTGATGTGGTTGACCGGCAAGCTGGCGCCGGACTTCAAGACCATAGCCGACTTCCGCCATGACAATGCCGGCACGATCCAGATCGCGTGTCAGCGCTTTGTTGCCATCTGCCGTGCTCTTGGTCTGATGGGTGGCAGCATGGTGGCCATTGACGGGTCACGCCTGCGGGCGGTGAACACCCACGAGAAGAACTACACCAAGGGCAAGCTGGCGCGCCGGAAGGGCCATGTCGAGGAGAGCATCGCACGCTATCTCGCCGAGCTTGAGCAAGCCGACAGTGTAGAAACTGGCCCGGCGACGCCACGCGTCGACCATCTGACCGAACGATTGGCCTCGCTGCGCGGGCGACTTGGGGAACTCGAGGAGATTGGCCGGCAACTGCAAGCCGCTCCCGATGAGCAGATCTCGCTTACCGATCCGGACGCGCGGGCCATGGCGACCGGCAGCGACCATCGTGGCGTCGTTGGCTACAACGTCCAGGCGGCAGTCGATACCAAACACCATATCGTCGTCGCCAATGTGGGGGTAGCCGCATGACCCGCGCCCACCCCCTTCACCGGATCGGCCTCGCCATTTTGGTGGCCGAACTGGCGCACGTGGTCCGAATGGACCGCGACGCAAATGTCCGGCGCCTCGCGACCTACCGTCTTCGCCTGCTGTACCCCGCTGTCAGGATGACGGACGAGAAGCTCGAGACCCACTTCGATAAGATCAACCGCGAGCTGCCGTCGCCGGATTTCCGTCTCGCGCATGCGCAGTGCGTCGACATCCTCCAGCACGCGCTGGAAAGCTATCCCGGGCCAGAGCTCGACGACGATGTTGCGGCATAGGGTTCAAGCCGGTAATGCTCCAGGGAATGATTTCCCGGGAGCGGACGGATGGCAGAACCCAAAGGCTTCGGCGGCATGAAGCCGCAACCTGTAGACGACGGCGGGCCGTCCCCGGAGAAGGAACGCTTCAGGGACGCCGTCTTCTACATATTCCCGGATAGCCAATCGTCGAGGCTGGCCCGGGCCTGCGGCGGTGTCGCCCAGCGCACGGCGCAGAAATGGATCTCGTGGTCGGTGGTGCCGCCCGACGACGTGCTGGAATATGTCTACTCCCAGGAAGAACGCCTGCGGCTGAACCAGTTCCCGCAGGCCTTCGAGCGGCTGATCGAGGAGCACGGCAAGGGCCTCGACGGCGAAGTGATCGCGGCGCAGGTATCGCGCTTCTACGAGCAGATGATGGCGTACAAGATCAGGTAATGGTTGGTTAAGGATCACGAGGGCCATCCGTAGACATCTGACGTAAGCCGTGCTTCATGGCGTGTCTCGCAATAACCGTTTGGCGGTAATTGCAACGCTTGAATGGGCGTTCAGATGACACCACCCAGCGCCCCTGCGGCGATCCCTCCCCTATTTCTGGCTGACCAGCGTACCTGGCTCAAGCGCGAGTCCGACATCCTGTCCGGCGCGGTGATCCCGCACGCGGGCGACCGCTGTGCGGGACACGGTTGCTTCCAGGACAGCGCGCTGCTTGATCTGCGCCAAGTCATTACGATCGAGCTGGCGCGCGACATGCTGCCCCGCGTCGCGCGCCAGGCGCTGGACATCGCGCATGACGTGCCGACGGCTGATAACTGCTGGACGGCATACCGGGAGACCTTGTTGACCGGTGATTTCAGCCGGCACCTGTTATTTCATGCGGCGATCAGGGGGCTGTCGGATGCGATCTCCACCTTGGCGATGGAGACGCTCGGATCGCGGCGGCCACACGAGCAGGTCGCATGGATACATCAAGCCGCGCTGGTCGTCGGGCTGATGTCGCTGCATCGCAATTTCCGCACGGACGACGGGCTCGAGGCGGAGGATACGGACGATGCACGGGGGCAAGGCTTCGCACGACTGCGGCAGCTTGGAACGCTGGCGAACAACCACGAGCTAGTTCGCGAGTGGCTGGAAAGCGAGCAAGAGGCGGGCAAGCAAGCGGCGACCGGCCTGGAAGCCGTGTTTGCGGAGATCGCCAAGCCGGTCCCGGAACCGGAGATTGCCGACGAGATCCCGTATGAGCGGGAGCCCGAGCGCGGGCTTGTCGTCATCGGCGACATGCCGACGAAGGACCCGAACAAGTTCCGCCAGGAATTGTTGACGCGGGTGAAGTCCATCGTCGGCAAGTCCTTGCCGCTTGTCGGCACGGAGCGGCTAGCGGAGGTACGGAACGCGGTGCT is a genomic window containing:
- a CDS encoding AAA family ATPase, producing the protein MGVQMTPPSAPAAIPPLFLADQRTWLKRESDILSGAVIPHAGDRCAGHGCFQDSALLDLRQVITIELARDMLPRVARQALDIAHDVPTADNCWTAYRETLLTGDFSRHLLFHAAIRGLSDAISTLAMETLGSRRPHEQVAWIHQAALVVGLMSLHRNFRTDDGLEAEDTDDARGQGFARLRQLGTLANNHELVREWLESEQEAGKQAATGLEAVFAEIAKPVPEPEIADEIPYEREPERGLVVIGDMPTKDPNKFRQELLTRVKSIVGKSLPLVGTERLAEVRNAVLESHPHCADVIDRVLNPQVGKPYFHGNYLLVGNRGSGKSSLARAIASAVGLPITVINGATEADASFGGTPFAYGTAGISKSLQLIARGGVANPVVGIDELEKAATGRTNGNFLDALLSFTEPGTAAAYEDPALQVPVNLSAVSYFCTANSLEGIPEPLLDRLTVIRVPDPTWQHIGSLTQRILADIATNQGRDPRWVAGLSRDELEIIKQAWPGGSLRRLRKVLEVFVENRERAMGMN